Below is a window of Blastopirellula marina DNA.
ACGACACGATTTGTCGATGCCTGCACCATGCAAAATCCCGGCAATGGGCCCGTCGGTACGTCGAATCTCGGCCAGAATGCTTGCGAGTGATTCGCGGCTTGAGACGTCACAAGCATGGTATGTTGCCGAAACGCCAGCTTCCGCGAAGGCTCTCATCGATTTGTCGATTTCGATAGCCTTTTGCACCTTTTCCCAAGCTTGCGGCGCGGGTTGACCTGCTTGGCGAGCAGCGATCATCGTGTCCGCTTTCAGCTTCTTAAGACCGGCCTCATCGAGTGTTCGCCACGCGGGATCGATTTGGGGAAGTTGACTGGTCCCGAGTAGGTGCAGGCGAACCCCGTAACGCTTGCCGAGTTCCAGTGCACAAACTGCGGTGATACCGCGGGCACCACCCGTAACGAGCCAAACTCCGTGTGGAAGATGCGACTCGCTCGACTTTGGTTGGGCGGACTTATCCACCGCGTATGGAACGCAACGTGTCCCGCCTGACCAGGAGACTTCGTAATCGAGGTTTCCGGAAGCGAGTTCGCGGAAGATGTTATCGGCGACGAGCTGTGGATCGTCTTGCTGTGCCGTATCGAACGCTTTGACTCGTGGGCCTTTTCCCCCTCGCATGACCGTATATTCAATGAAGACCGCCTTCATTAATCCGGTCAATGCTCCTCCGTGGGCTGCGGTCGCACCTTGGGAAAAACCAAAGTCGCCGCCCATGGCGGTCGTCGCAACCACTGTTGCCTTGTCGAGCCAACCTTGTTTGTCCGCAATCGCGAGCCATTTCTGGCAGACGAACAGCGGCGTTTCCATCGCGGCCGATTTTTGCTTGTTCCACAGCGATTCGTTCGGGAAACGTATCGTTTGGCCCGGATCGCGACCCGTGGTAATGAACAAGTGCGGAGCGGAACCAACGGTGCAAATCTCTTCAACTTGTGAAACCGCAGTTTCCAGATCTTGGACGTTCTCGATTTGATAAACCGTGACTCCGTCTGCCTGCAACTTGGCAATCAATGCGGAGGCCGTTTCCCCTGTTCCTAATACGATCGCCGATCCGTGCCAGGTTGGTTGGGTTGGGGCATCGGCAGAAATTGGAGCATTGATCATCTCCAACTCGAACCGAGCGGTCACCTTGGACGAAGCTAAAGCAGAGTCATTAGCGCGTTTGGGAGAAACTTTTGCCGAGCCAGACCTACGCAATAAAGCGGCGACACTGTACGTCTCGACTTGCTGCTTGACGATGTGTGTTTTGACAACAATCTCGCCAGTTTGCCAAGTTAACTCTACTGAGAGTGTGTCTTCAGCAGATTCGATGGGGAGTTCGTTTTCGGATGCCGTCGAGGACGAGTCGTCAGACATCCCAGCCATCTGAAGTTGTCGTGAACCGACACGAACCATGGGACTATCGCTGGTGATGGTGATGCCATCACGCGATAGCTCGAGCGTAGCAATGCGATCGGCCTGTCGATCGGAAACCGTGATTGTTGCCGAATGCGAAGTGGAAGACCCAGCGGCGACGTCGCATGCCGCTTCTAAGTCCGCACTTCGCTCGAGCAGATCACTGAGTGGGAATTCAGGCTGGCCTGATTCGGGGTCACGATCGATCGTGGCAGCAAGCCCGTATGAGTTTACGCCACCAATCGGCAGGACGGTACCAACGGGAACCACCACGAGGTGAGGGAATCCCGAATGTGGAACTCGTACGAAGGTTACCAGTTGCAGGGCATCGCGGAGTGGTCCGAACGCGGTCGGTGACACGCGAATGCCGTGCGATAGGCTGCCGATCTCGGAGGCCGTGGCTGCGACTTGTTCCACTTCGCCGAGTACGTCAGCGATGGCAAAGTGATGCGCCAGCAGGTTGCTCAGCGGTGCTTCGACGGCGTCAGCAATCCCTTGCAATTCGTCGAGTTGATCTGCCGAAAGAAGACCGTAGGCCTGGCCGCAGCGGACCGAGCCGGGCAACTCATCGATCGACAAGCCAACGCATTCAGCATAGGTCTGCAGAATGCGGCGAATCTCGCCGCGATACTGCATTCCATGACCATAGCCAATCTCGTAAGGCGTTCCGCATAATTCCATGGGGACGGACACGCCCGAATCCGTATCTAACTCTTCGTCCGCGACGATCGAATCCATGGAATTCGAAGTCACGGCCGGCGCATTTTGATTAGGTTCCCTGGCCGGCGCCGGAGCGGCCGGGGAAAAAGACGCTGCCTCGTTTTCGTTCGAGGTCGCGGCGACAGGTTGTCCGTTTGCTGACAGGAAGTTCAGCACATGGCGAAGAGTTGGGAAGTCATCGAGCGACAACTCGGTTGCCGAAGTACTGATCTCGAAGTATTCCTGCAATTCGCCGAAGAGCTGGGCCTTCTTAATACTGTCGATGCCGAGGTCGGCTTCCAGGTCCGCATCCAAGTCGACCACTTCCGGTGGATATCCGGTTTGTTCGACCACGAAGTTGACCAGGAACGATTCCAATTCGGCGGGGCTGGTACCGACGGCCGAGTTGGCTTCACCAGAATTAGACACGACCGATGTATCAGTGGGAGACGCCACTGGGATAGGTGCCGTAGCCGGCGGTTGAATCGGAGGAACCACAGGGGCTGCCACGACGGGAGCCGGCGGCGCGGCAATCGGTGGCGGTTCGACGGCAGTCGGTGTTGTGGCCGTTGCCTGACCGTTTGCCGAAAGGAAGTCGACCACGTGACGAAGCGTGGGAAAGTCATCGAGGGACAACTCGGTTGCCGAAGTGCTGATCTCGAAGTATTCCTGCAGTTCGCCAAAGAGCTGGGCCTTCTTGATACTGTCGATACCTAGGTCGGCTTCGAGATCGGCATCCAAATCGACCACTTCGGGTGGATAGCCGGTTTGCTCAACGACGAAGTTCACTAGGAACGATTCCAGTTCAGCTGGGCTAGTGCCGGAATTCGTCGGCGTAGTGGCTGGCTGCGGAGTGTCAACCGTCGGAGCCGAGGGGGTGGATGCGGTGGGCTGCGGAGCAACCGGCGCCACAGCCGTAGCAACCAGAGCAGGCGATTCGACGGCCGGCGATGCGGAAGTTGAAGTAGCTTGACCGTTTGTCGAGAGGAAATCGACCACGTGACGAAGAGTGGGGAAGTCATCGAGGGACAACTCGGTTGCCGAGGTGCTAATCTCGAAGTATTCCTGCAATTCGCCGAAGAGTTGGGCCTTCTTGATACTATCGATGCCGAGGTCCGCTTCCAGATCCGCATCTAGATCGACCACTTCCGGTGGATAGCCGGTTTGTTCGACTACGAAGTTGACTAGGAACTTCTCTAAATCTCCGATATCGGTTTTTGCAACTGCGGGGGCAGAAGCAGATTGCGGTGTTGCCAACGTGCCGTTAGCCGATCCGTTCTGATAATGTGCTGCCGAGCCGTTCGCGATGGCGGACGGCATTGCCGGAGATGGTGCAACCGGAGCCGGTGGCGTGGGAGCCACTGGCGGCGAGATCGGCGGAGGTGAGAATGTGGCCGCAGCCGGTTGCGGCACACTAGGCGGCTGTACAGGTGGCGCGGCCGGCTGAGGCGGAGAAGGGGGGGCAACCGGAGTCGCCTGCTTCGCGGCAGGGCGATCGGATGCACCACGCATCTTCGCTCGGCGACGTTCGGTCGCGTCGAAATGCGGAATATCGTCCATCGGGTTCATCTCTTGAGAAGAAGTCACAGCGGAAGACGCAGCGCCCTGGGGCGTCGCGGGATTCGGAATTGAGGAAGTCGACGCGTTGGCGGCCGACACATTGGGTGATTCTCCGACACCCAAGCATTCCAACAATGCTTGAACGCCGAGCAAGGTTTCTAAGCCGCTTCGTTTCGGATTGTCTATTGCAATCGTGTTGGCGTCGGCGGACAGAATCTTGCGGTTGAGCTTGGTCAAAGTTTGCTGAGGACCGACTTCGATAAAAACTGTCGGCATTTCCTGTGACAGCGCTTCGATGAGCGGTGCGTACTTCACCGGAGTTGTCAGCTGCACACCCAGATTGCGTTTAATGCGAGCTACGTCCGTAACTTGCTGATTGTCGACCGTGCTGATGAACGCGGTTTGCGGCGGATTGAGCGTACCTGCTTCCAATGCTTGTTGTAGAAGGCGGCTGGAGCCGGCCATAAGCGGCGTGTGGAACGCTGCTGGCACAGAGAGGATTCGCGCAGGATACGATTTCGCTTTGAGGGCAGTTGCCAATTGTTCGAGGGCGATCAGCTTCCCACCGACCACGGTCTGATCGGGAGCGTTAAAGTTCGCCAGGTAGGCCTGGCAACCACAATCCATGATCAACGCTTTGATCTCTGCCGGAGGTGCGGTCGTGGCGAGCAAACCCGCGTCGTTCTTCGAGGTCGCAAGAATGCCATCGCAGCGAGCCTTGGTCATGCGGATGACATCATCGAGACTCCACACTCCGGCGGCGTACAACGCTGGGAACTCGCCGTAACTGTGTCCTAGGACTAGGTCTGGCTGAATGCCACATTCCTTGACTGCTGCAAGGCAGATCAAGTCAGCCAGCAGCATCGCAATTTGCGTTTGGAAAACATCTTTGCCAAGTTGGCTGGGCTCGGTCCAGGCGAGTTGATTGAACGCTGGAAATCCTTGACGCTGCATGGCAGCATCTGCTTCGGCCATCATCTTGCCAGCCGCTGGGGATTGCTTGACCAAGTCGCGAAGCATGCCGTCGTACTGCGAACCTTGTCCTGGAAACAGGAAAGCGATTCGAGGAGCCGTGATCAGACGATCGCGCTGGAAGATTCCCTGTTGCTCGAGTACGTGACGGGCTGCCACGTTGCCCAGTTGCGTGGAGGCGAGAGAAAGCTTCTTGGCCAAACTATCAGCACTATCCGCGACAATCGCTAAGCGTGAGTTGTCTTTCGCTTGGAAAGAGGTGTCGGGCAATTGCCAAAGGGCTGTGGCATCGGCTGCCACAATTGTTTGCTTTAGAGACTCCAGGTTGTCTGCTCCGATACGAACGACTTTCGGCCTCGATGCGGTTGCGGTTGTCGTATCGACCGGCTGAGCTGCCGGAGTCTTCGGCGGCATCGGCGAGCCGTCGTCGAGCAACAGGTAGAACGCTTGTCCCTTCGACCAACTGGCCACACCGCCGACTCCGCGGCGCCCAATCTTAGTCGTGCCACGGAGTGATGTTTCCAAGTTCGGTCCATCACCCAATTGAAGACCAAGGCCTTGACCCACTTCATGGTTCTGCGATTCGAGCACCGCTTTCAGTAATGCAACGATCGGACCACCGCCACCCAGTTGTCCAAACTGCGATGTCGCCGAAGCAATGTTCAACGGCTGCTGACGGTCCGCGGGAACGTGCGAGTAGCTGAGCGTTGAGAGAGCTAAAGAAGCGTTCGTAGGATCTTCGTCCGTTTCCACATCGATGAACTCGACTTCAGACGGATCGATACCGGCCATTTGCGAAGATCGTTCGATCGCGATTCGCATTGCTTCGGCAGAGTTGTCGTGCGTCGCAACACCAAAGCCACGGATCACGGCGCGGATCTTATCACCATCGCGCCGTGCATCCGCCAAACGTTTGAGGACGACTACGCCAGCCCCTTCGCCAGGCACCACCCCATCGTAGCCAGTTTCCCAGATGTTTTTCGCTTGGCCGTCACTACTTAGCAAGCCAGCGTCCTGCAGACCTTGGTACATGGTCGGCCCCATCCGACGTTGGCCCGCGGCGCAGATCATCAGATCGTTATCGCCGGACAGAAGCGAATCGATACAGAGAGCGATGCCGGACATGCCGCTCGTCAAGCCGCTGTCGATCGCAACCGCGCCACCCTTGAGGTCGAGTGTTTTGCTGATACGCGAAGCAAGCGTGCTGCTGGTGAAACTACCGGTTTCGTCAACGAGTGCCGGCCATTTTTTGAGAAGCAGTTTCGCAAAGTTCTCGCTGATCGATTCGATTTGCTCGGCTGCCACGCCCCGCTGCGCAAGGCGTTTGGCGAGCATGGCTTGCATTTCTGGTAGACGCAGGCCCATTTCCAGATTATCGGAAAAATCACCACCGAATTCCGTGCAGACAACGACTCCGGCGAGTTCTTGCGGGATTGAATCGCGGTCGTACCCGGCGTCGGCTAGCGCCTTCTCGGCTGCATCCAGGAACATGAATTGCAGCGGATCGGCTTCGAGAACTTGCTTGGGAGGAACGCGGTGTTTGCGCCAGTCGTACTGGTAATCGGTGATAAAACCACCACGTGGGACGAGCCCCTTGGCAGCTGCCTTAGCGAGGTTTTGCGGTGACCAACGACCTTCCGGTGGAGGACTCTTAGGATCGGTGCCTGATTGAATGAGCTGCCAGAATTGGTCAAGTTGATCGGCGCCGGGCAAAATGCATCCCATGCCGATCACGGCGATCGCGCGATCTTCAGGCGTTTCTTCCTTGGGCTGTGTTACGCCGGTGATCTGTTGCGTCGTTTGACCAACGTACTCGTCAATGACCACGTGCATGTTCAATCCACCGATGCCAAAGGCATTCACGGCGGCACAACGAGGGCCTCCGTCGGCTGGCGTTTCCCACTTCGCTGGCTGCATGGGAACGAAGAAAGGAGACTCGGCCCACGGTACTTTCGGATTGAGTTCCTGAATGTTGATCGCCGCTGGAAATAGCTGATTCTGCATACAGAGTACGGCCTTGATCATGCCGGAAATGCCAGCGGCTTCCAGCGTGTGGCCGATGTTGGCCTTAGCACTCGTAATTGGAATCTTCTTGCCAGGCGTGAATTGGGGTTCGAGCACTTCTCGCAAGGTCTCAAGTTCGGTGGCATCACCAACTTGGGTGGCCGTGGCGTGGCATTCCAGGTATTGGAGACGCGAGGCATCGGCACCACTTCGATAGGCGCGACGCATCGCCCGCATCTGGCCCTCTTTGCGTGGCGCCCACAAGCTCTTGCCACGTCCATCGGTGGCAACACCCAGGCCACGAACGACGGCCTGGATGGGATCGCCATCAGCGATCGCCCGATCGAGGGTTTTCATGACCAGAGCCACGTAACCTTCGCCCATCACCAGGCCATCAGCCTTGGAGTCGAACGGACGGCTGTCATCTTTGGTGAGGGTTTGCGCGTTGGAAAAAAGAACCAGCGAGTCTGCTTTGCAGTCAGAAGCGCCCCCGACGATTACGGCATCAGCCCGGCCACGCTGCAGCGCGCGAGCACCCATCAGCATCGCATGAAGGGAAGATGCACAGGCCGAATTCAACGCCAGCCACGATCCGTCGAGACCAAACGCCTTGGCAACGGTACCAGCGACCATGTTGCAGTTGAGATGCCGTGTTGCTTGTGGACCGCTGGGAAGATTCTGCAGTAGATCGGCGATGATTTCTTGTTCGATCGCATGCCGTTCCGCAGGAGGGAGTTGATCGTAACCGGGCGTCTGTTCCAGTAGGGCGATTGCTTCATCGAGATAGGTCTGAAACGTAATCTCGCCCAGTCGCGAACTGCCTTGCGCGTGACCAATAAAAACCGAAACGTTGCGGTTTTTCAGGGCGAATGGGTCGTAGCCTGCGTGACGAAACGCGTCGGCGACCACTTCGGTCATCAAGAGATGCGTGTTATCGACCGAATCAACGAGCGCCTTTGGAATCGGGCAGCGATCCCAATGGAATTGCCGATTCGCTAACAACGCTGCTTTGGTAGAGTAAGTCTTACCGCGCGTACCTTTCTCGGGATGATAATAGATGTCGCGGTTCAGGCGATCAGCGGGCACTTCGCCGACCGCTGACTTTCCCTGAGAAATGAGCTGCCAATATTGGTCAAGGTTCTCGGCGCCTGGCAGTCGGCACGCCATACCTACAATCGCGACCGGGATATCGGTTCGATCGGTCTTCATCGACATTGTCGTATCCTGATGCCTGGCCGGCGTGCTTCCTTCGACGCGGCCAAACCACTGGTGATTTACGTCAACTCCATCTTGTGTAGGCCCGAGAACTAGCGGTCGAGCATGTCCTCAGGTATCCATGGTTGGTTAATGCGAATACCCGCCTGCGCAAACTATGCAGACTGTACGGATAGAATGGTCTTTGTGGGTTATGTGGGTGGGGATAATTATTACAGCGGATCTATGATTACATAAGATAGGGAAAATGCAATGAATTGATGGGGCAAGAATTAAAAATTGTGCCCCTCCAGGGTGGTGCGTGTCAGTCTTGTGACCTCGCCAGGTTCAGAAGCTGTTACGTTAGGGTTAAGAAGATCCCTCAAACAGATTGTGATCGGCGGAGAATTTCGCAAGCTCGATATCGACGCAGTCAGCTGAAGATCAGAACGCGGACCGCACTGACAGAAAAAAGTGCGTCTAACGAGTGTTGTTTACCACCATGAACTCTCGCTTAGGATGTCGCTCAACCTTGCTGACGGGACAATCCTTGTCATGGTTCCACACGACCCAATAGCTGTGGTCCGCCGCGTACCCGAACAGTTCGGCTTTAACTTGTCGTGTCCGAGCGAGGTCGAGATCGTAAGACGTACACCACATTCGCCGAATGTGGGCCGACGTGGCCGCGATATCGCCGGGGAAGAGAAGCCCTTGATTCGCGGAGCGAATCAATACCGCTTGATGCCCACGTGTATGGCCACCCGTCTGTAGAACTTGAACGCCAGGCACAATCTCTTGCAGATGATCTACCAAACTCAGCTTTCCAGAGGCTTCCAAGGGTAGGAAGTCGTCTTCGACGTACCCGCCAGACACGGTGATATCACCAGAAACCGCGTCGGCCCATTCCTGTCGATTAACATAGTAGGTAGCGTTCGGGAATGTCGGTCCGATTCCGCTAGGAAACTTGCTGGTTGCTCCTCCACTATGGTCCCAGTGCAAATGGCTAAGGATCACCGTATCGATATCTTCCAGCTGCGTTCCTACACGTATTAGCTCTTCCCGTAAGGCCCAGCCCGGCATGAGGCCATGCGACTTTCGATCGAGTGGAGAGAGTTTGTCACCATGTCCGGTATCCACCAAGATGGTGTGCGTGCCATTTCGGGCAAGGACACACTGCATTGCCAAATGTACCCGGTTCTGTTCATCAACTGGTTGAGTCTTCTCCCAGATGCTCTTCGGGACGACGCCATAAAGTACGCCGCCATCGTGTAGAAATTCTCCTCCGGAGAGGATGTCGATCCGCCATTGTCCGATTTGCAGGTTCATGGGCAACAAAGGTATTCAGGGCTTCCTGGGAGAATTGGCTTTCTAATTCATCCTATTTCAAGCAGGATGCATGTGTTATGCTCTTTCCTCGAAAACCGTGAATGGTTCGGTCCGCGAGTTTTCTTCACCACTTGATCAACGCACCTTGGTTTTTCGGCAATGTCTCAATCTGCGTGGCAGGATCGATACGGTTGGTTCATCCTGGCTTTCTTTTTGACCATCACCCCGGTCGTTATGTACGGCACGAAGGGTGCTTGGGACAGTATCAAGAATCGCGTCGAGGATTGGCTGCCGGAGTCATTCGACGAAACAAAGCGTCTGATTTGGTTTCACGAGCGATTCGGCACCGACGAATTGTTGATGATCAGTTGGAAAGGATGCACGCTCGACGATCCACGAGTGATGCGGTTCACGGAGGAGCTTCAACAGGAAGACTCTTCTGGGGATCAGCCAATTGTCTGGTTTCGTGAAGTTGTCACGGGACCAGAGGCATTGTCTTCGATGACGTCTGATCCGCTCGACTTGCCACGAGAGATCGCACTCGATCGCCTCAAAGGTTGGCTGATTGGTCCCGAACTCGAGCAAACTTGTGTGATTGCGATTGTCTCGGAGCAGGGCGAATACGACCGCGCTGGTGCCGTGGCTTTTGCCTACGATACGGTGGATCGTGTCGAAGGGCTGAGTCGTGACGATCTGGTAGTGGCCGGAACAACACGGGACGGAGTAGCAATCGACAAGGCCAGTAAGAGTTCGCTCGATATGCTGAATCTCGGGTCGTTTGCGGTTTGCATCGTGATCATGGGAATTGGCTTTCGTAGCCTGCGAGCAACGTTAATGGTATTTGTGCTCGCCATTTTCTGCGAACAACTGAGCATGGCCATTATGTATTACAGTGGCCAGCAAATGGATTCGGTATTGACGCTGGTCGCGAACTTGACTTACGTGCTCAGTATTTCCTCCGGCGTCCACGTGGTGAACTACTACCGTGAATCGTTGGTGGAGCGTTCGCCGTATGAGTCGGTAGGCTGGGCACTTCGTTCGGCGTTCGTGCCTTGCTTGCTCTCAGCAGGAACGACGGCCGTGGGGATGATGTCGCTTGCGATCAGCAATATTCGACCGGTCGCAAACTTTGGTGTGTATGCGGCGGCATCCATTCTCGCAGCAGCCTTCGTGTTGTTGATCTGGTTACCTGCAGCGATGTACAAGTTCCCACTTAATCCACCTGCGTGGCATCAAGGAGTACAAAAAACATCTCGATTGCGACCGCTGTGGGAGTTTCTTTCCCACGCGATCTTCAAGTTGCGTTGGGGGATTCTGATCGGCTCGTTGGCTGTTATTGGCGGATGTCTCGTTGGTGTGCAGAAGATCTCAACAT
It encodes the following:
- a CDS encoding type I polyketide synthase codes for the protein MSMKTDRTDIPVAIVGMACRLPGAENLDQYWQLISQGKSAVGEVPADRLNRDIYYHPEKGTRGKTYSTKAALLANRQFHWDRCPIPKALVDSVDNTHLLMTEVVADAFRHAGYDPFALKNRNVSVFIGHAQGSSRLGEITFQTYLDEAIALLEQTPGYDQLPPAERHAIEQEIIADLLQNLPSGPQATRHLNCNMVAGTVAKAFGLDGSWLALNSACASSLHAMLMGARALQRGRADAVIVGGASDCKADSLVLFSNAQTLTKDDSRPFDSKADGLVMGEGYVALVMKTLDRAIADGDPIQAVVRGLGVATDGRGKSLWAPRKEGQMRAMRRAYRSGADASRLQYLECHATATQVGDATELETLREVLEPQFTPGKKIPITSAKANIGHTLEAAGISGMIKAVLCMQNQLFPAAINIQELNPKVPWAESPFFVPMQPAKWETPADGGPRCAAVNAFGIGGLNMHVVIDEYVGQTTQQITGVTQPKEETPEDRAIAVIGMGCILPGADQLDQFWQLIQSGTDPKSPPPEGRWSPQNLAKAAAKGLVPRGGFITDYQYDWRKHRVPPKQVLEADPLQFMFLDAAEKALADAGYDRDSIPQELAGVVVCTEFGGDFSDNLEMGLRLPEMQAMLAKRLAQRGVAAEQIESISENFAKLLLKKWPALVDETGSFTSSTLASRISKTLDLKGGAVAIDSGLTSGMSGIALCIDSLLSGDNDLMICAAGQRRMGPTMYQGLQDAGLLSSDGQAKNIWETGYDGVVPGEGAGVVVLKRLADARRDGDKIRAVIRGFGVATHDNSAEAMRIAIERSSQMAGIDPSEVEFIDVETDEDPTNASLALSTLSYSHVPADRQQPLNIASATSQFGQLGGGGPIVALLKAVLESQNHEVGQGLGLQLGDGPNLETSLRGTTKIGRRGVGGVASWSKGQAFYLLLDDGSPMPPKTPAAQPVDTTTATASRPKVVRIGADNLESLKQTIVAADATALWQLPDTSFQAKDNSRLAIVADSADSLAKKLSLASTQLGNVAARHVLEQQGIFQRDRLITAPRIAFLFPGQGSQYDGMLRDLVKQSPAAGKMMAEADAAMQRQGFPAFNQLAWTEPSQLGKDVFQTQIAMLLADLICLAAVKECGIQPDLVLGHSYGEFPALYAAGVWSLDDVIRMTKARCDGILATSKNDAGLLATTAPPAEIKALIMDCGCQAYLANFNAPDQTVVGGKLIALEQLATALKAKSYPARILSVPAAFHTPLMAGSSRLLQQALEAGTLNPPQTAFISTVDNQQVTDVARIKRNLGVQLTTPVKYAPLIEALSQEMPTVFIEVGPQQTLTKLNRKILSADANTIAIDNPKRSGLETLLGVQALLECLGVGESPNVSAANASTSSIPNPATPQGAASSAVTSSQEMNPMDDIPHFDATERRRAKMRGASDRPAAKQATPVAPPSPPQPAAPPVQPPSVPQPAAATFSPPPISPPVAPTPPAPVAPSPAMPSAIANGSAAHYQNGSANGTLATPQSASAPAVAKTDIGDLEKFLVNFVVEQTGYPPEVVDLDADLEADLGIDSIKKAQLFGELQEYFEISTSATELSLDDFPTLRHVVDFLSTNGQATSTSASPAVESPALVATAVAPVAPQPTASTPSAPTVDTPQPATTPTNSGTSPAELESFLVNFVVEQTGYPPEVVDLDADLEADLGIDSIKKAQLFGELQEYFEISTSATELSLDDFPTLRHVVDFLSANGQATATTPTAVEPPPIAAPPAPVVAAPVVPPIQPPATAPIPVASPTDTSVVSNSGEANSAVGTSPAELESFLVNFVVEQTGYPPEVVDLDADLEADLGIDSIKKAQLFGELQEYFEISTSATELSLDDFPTLRHVLNFLSANGQPVAATSNENEAASFSPAAPAPAREPNQNAPAVTSNSMDSIVADEELDTDSGVSVPMELCGTPYEIGYGHGMQYRGEIRRILQTYAECVGLSIDELPGSVRCGQAYGLLSADQLDELQGIADAVEAPLSNLLAHHFAIADVLGEVEQVAATASEIGSLSHGIRVSPTAFGPLRDALQLVTFVRVPHSGFPHLVVVPVGTVLPIGGVNSYGLAATIDRDPESGQPEFPLSDLLERSADLEAACDVAAGSSTSHSATITVSDRQADRIATLELSRDGITITSDSPMVRVGSRQLQMAGMSDDSSSTASENELPIESAEDTLSVELTWQTGEIVVKTHIVKQQVETYSVAALLRRSGSAKVSPKRANDSALASSKVTARFELEMINAPISADAPTQPTWHGSAIVLGTGETASALIAKLQADGVTVYQIENVQDLETAVSQVEEICTVGSAPHLFITTGRDPGQTIRFPNESLWNKQKSAAMETPLFVCQKWLAIADKQGWLDKATVVATTAMGGDFGFSQGATAAHGGALTGLMKAVFIEYTVMRGGKGPRVKAFDTAQQDDPQLVADNIFRELASGNLDYEVSWSGGTRCVPYAVDKSAQPKSSESHLPHGVWLVTGGARGITAVCALELGKRYGVRLHLLGTSQLPQIDPAWRTLDEAGLKKLKADTMIAARQAGQPAPQAWEKVQKAIEIDKSMRAFAEAGVSATYHACDVSSRESLASILAEIRRTDGPIAGILHGAGIDKSCRFEKKRFDVVHATIGAKDGGMVHLAALTKSDPIRHFIGFGSIAGRLGSFGQADYCLASDLLCKLMGAYRRQRPWVRSVGFHWHGWDEVGMAARPETQSVLQEKSDLTLMPLAEGLEHLIREIEADTPRTEVLITERRHWQRFADGLGKLAESRSDASPSRQSANPEVCLGPAEATVELRTQRCELKLIDAPLSPNSPKATTFDAPVWILGDNSLAIELETTLQAGGAEVYRFPPGNDLDTTLAYLEGLHTERPAKTLFLTTSRDEIANDCLSPETIEQRRQEGIITPFFVTQAWYKRLAKSPDTDAGTLVAATSLGGDFGFQTPVAVPDGGGVAGFVKSIHIEDSRREQPLARCKVIDTPAGELTSNIISAMLREIASDRPEVEVSWTGDVRRVVRPIPTDLPVGPLANIPIGGVWVVTGGARGITAIAARELARRYGWKLHLFGKSPPPLENAPWRNFDEEQLKTYKTQITRQAVANGQSPGAAWDRVLKDCEIFTNLQKFAEAGVTATYHQCDVTSREELAAALDKVRATDGGVTGLVHGAGLIEPGRFEHKRVNFVEKLVRTKFDGLMHLLALTKNDPLTHCIGFGSISGRFGGNGLSDYAAGNDSMSKVLDWHRAARPDCTTLTIHWESWEGAGIATLSRFAWGPRSVMKMKYMLPEEGVRRLEEELAGGTQAETLYTFGDFYPMFYPAEQYPLGEFQPRSGEAAGDVPLIETTRREGDELVGDVPLNPTTDPFLVQHRLRGKPIMPVVATLEALREAAALASGKQVIGFRNVDMVDGLVFHTDNLQTAQARASMQGEDVAHVRWTCDFRNRTGGLIQKDRLYLEAEAEVADGPANITFSLPAFPTEWHAVQYPEDSAIYHGQPFRCLENISCDATSGWGHILAQPLVDLTGEAKREGWIIPSCVLDSALYACGCHLYLHGQQAVSLPRRIAHLELGRVPADGENCYVHFTCREIAEKSALYDMIVVGQDGTVILKATGYEKVILMRGGVA
- a CDS encoding MBL fold metallo-hydrolase, with protein sequence MNLQIGQWRIDILSGGEFLHDGGVLYGVVPKSIWEKTQPVDEQNRVHLAMQCVLARNGTHTILVDTGHGDKLSPLDRKSHGLMPGWALREELIRVGTQLEDIDTVILSHLHWDHSGGATSKFPSGIGPTFPNATYYVNRQEWADAVSGDITVSGGYVEDDFLPLEASGKLSLVDHLQEIVPGVQVLQTGGHTRGHQAVLIRSANQGLLFPGDIAATSAHIRRMWCTSYDLDLARTRQVKAELFGYAADHSYWVVWNHDKDCPVSKVERHPKREFMVVNNTR
- a CDS encoding efflux RND transporter permease subunit, with amino-acid sequence MSQSAWQDRYGWFILAFFLTITPVVMYGTKGAWDSIKNRVEDWLPESFDETKRLIWFHERFGTDELLMISWKGCTLDDPRVMRFTEELQQEDSSGDQPIVWFREVVTGPEALSSMTSDPLDLPREIALDRLKGWLIGPELEQTCVIAIVSEQGEYDRAGAVAFAYDTVDRVEGLSRDDLVVAGTTRDGVAIDKASKSSLDMLNLGSFAVCIVIMGIGFRSLRATLMVFVLAIFCEQLSMAIMYYSGQQMDSVLTLVANLTYVLSISSGVHVVNYYRESLVERSPYESVGWALRSAFVPCLLSAGTTAVGMMSLAISNIRPVANFGVYAAASILAAAFVLLIWLPAAMYKFPLNPPAWHQGVQKTSRLRPLWEFLSHAIFKLRWGILIGSLAVIGGCLVGVQKISTSAQLHDLFWKNAPILRDYDWLEENVGPLIPIEVVLRIKDPSEIQTDEQFRIVEHVQQSLEEVDDISATMSAATFAPVIPDKELKGWRASIQRATIRKKLESQLSNYVAMNYLRIEDGDELWRISARVRAADRLHYGELMQRIRHAVDEALADQPQVEPIYSGSVPLIFKAQSEMLNDLIKSFGLAFVLIAGIMMILLRNVLTGLFSMVPNILPTLLAFGTMGFLGVQVEIGSLLTASAALGIAVDDSLHFISWFRKGLAAGKTCQEATRLAYEHCGLAMTQTSLICSLGLLVFSLSPFTPISRFAWLMFGLLMIALLCDLLILPAILYCFTKEKPKTASE